A region from the Dehalococcoides mccartyi CG5 genome encodes:
- a CDS encoding response regulator transcription factor: protein MLKLFIVTADAKKNGNLLKELEADRFEIKQAVSCVLAYPSLFEFAPDIILLDFLSLKAEQSEWEIPEDIQLDKNPLVMGLLPADDYEDIALKPGLDDFIRWPGSVNELKVRLARLAEKWGMGEPGIIKAGDLIIDTLGCEVTLAGQLLELTFREFELLKFLAQNRGRVFSREALLNKVWGYDYYGGDRTVDVHITRLRGKIEDSTHTFVETVRNIGYRFKRRF, encoded by the coding sequence TGCTGAAGGAACTGGAGGCTGACCGGTTTGAGATAAAACAGGCGGTCTCTTGTGTTTTAGCCTATCCCTCTTTGTTCGAATTTGCTCCTGACATTATTCTGCTGGACTTTCTTAGTCTTAAAGCGGAACAATCCGAATGGGAAATACCGGAAGATATTCAGTTGGACAAAAACCCTCTGGTTATGGGTTTATTACCGGCTGATGATTATGAAGATATAGCCCTTAAACCGGGGCTGGATGATTTTATCCGCTGGCCCGGTTCGGTAAATGAACTCAAAGTCCGCTTGGCGCGTTTGGCTGAAAAATGGGGCATGGGTGAGCCGGGTATTATTAAGGCCGGTGACCTTATAATAGATACCCTTGGTTGCGAGGTTACTCTGGCAGGGCAATTGCTTGAGCTGACATTCCGTGAATTTGAGCTTTTAAAATTTTTAGCCCAAAACAGGGGACGGGTTTTTTCACGCGAGGCTTTGCTTAACAAGGTGTGGGGATATGACTATTACGGCGGTGACCGCACTGTAGATGTCCACATTACCCGTTTGCGTGGCAAAATAGAGGATTCAACTCATACATTTGTTGAGACGGTACGTAACATTGGCTACCGCTTTAAACGCCGTTTTTAG